The Zootoca vivipara chromosome 4, rZooViv1.1, whole genome shotgun sequence genome has a segment encoding these proteins:
- the SERTM1 gene encoding serine-rich and transmembrane domain-containing protein 1, producing MSELHPTSGLISNMENGTFLELYPTSLSTSMDSSSGHMSNVYVYVSIFLSLLAFLLLLLIIALQRLKNIISSSSSYPEYTSDAGSSFTNLEVCSISSQRSAFSNLSS from the coding sequence atgtcAGAACTCCACCCAACCTCTGGATTAATATCAAATATGGAAAATGGGACTTTTCTGGAGCTGTATCCCACCTCTCTCTCAACATCCATGGATTCATCTTCCGGACACATGTCTAACGTCTATGTCTATGTTTCGATATTCCTCAGCCTCTTGGCATTTCTTCTTTTGCTATTAATCATTGCCCTTCAGAGGCTGAAGAACATAATCTCTTCCAGTTCTTCCTACCCAGAATACACCAGTGATGCTGGGAGTTCCTTCACTAACCTAGAAGTCTGTAGTATTTCTTCCCAGCGGTCTGCTTTTTCAAATCTTTCCTCCTGA